From one Planococcus citri chromosome 3, ihPlaCitr1.1, whole genome shotgun sequence genomic stretch:
- the LOC135840333 gene encoding GATA zinc finger domain-containing protein 14-like, whose translation MRRYVVVLAVGLLFVKGALFGETGEEKNSQYWKTRYLSGSDYGSQYNVNHDMPENSIQNHESSPRTLFSWNTARNNSQHKSNGSTHFFSENSQNSVSNKAKNPRKDNIWWPWSNYEEWASSRKHDDLVNHTTQLPKTPFRHPSEPKKKKRKKKKSRKHKKTNINSTTQSSSENSPPKNMFFLPNSITNYDNNYPATNRDTSIPNKVKYESNIQPPRSNWDNNELDNEIHPRYNYYESIPLMNTKNIVFDKIKKHRNYDHFMKSYSSRNFTNDVNECLNDNGGCEGLCINTPGSYKCHCPDGFKLDMNKCVDINECLLRNGHGPCQDKCINEWGSYKCSCENIPGTRLATDGHTCEDVDECKEGAAGCSHDCINTVGSAFCLCPSGFILGMDWKTCSDIDECAVPEMQDNKCEKGCENTIGSYVCL comes from the exons gGGCTTTATTTGGCGAAACAGgggaagagaaaaattcacaGTATTGGAAAACAAGATATTTGAGTGGGTCGGACTACGGTTCGCAGTATAATGTAAATCACGATATGCCTGAAAACAGTATCCAGAATCATGAGTCATCTCCTCGAACACTCTTTAG TTGGAATACCGCGAGGAATAATTCGCAGCATAAATCAAACGGAAGTACGcattttttctctgaaaatagccaaaattcGGTATCAAATAAAGCCAAAA ATCCCAGAAAAGATAACATTTGGTGGCCATGGTCAAATTACGAAGAATGGGCATCCAGCAGAAAACACGACGATCTAGTCAATCATACAACCCAACTACCAAAGACTCCTTTCAGACATCCCAGcgaaccaaaaaagaaaaaaagaaagaaaaagaaatctaGAAAACATAAGAAAACGAATATCAATTCGACTACGCAATCATCATCCGAAAATAGTCCgccaaaaaatatgttttttctgCCAAATAGCATCACTAATTACGATAATAATTATCCAGCAACAAATCGAGATACGAGTATTCCAAACAAAGTGAAATACGAATCGAATATTCAACCTCCTCGCAGCAATTGGGATAACAACGAGTTGGATAATGAAATTCATCCTCGGTACAATTATTACGAATCGATTcctttaatgaatacgaaaaacATTGTgtttgataaaatcaaaaaacatcgCAATTACGATCATTTCATGAAGAGCTATTCGTCTCGGAATTTTACAAATG atgtaaATGAGTGTTTGAATGATAACGGTGGCTGTGAAGGGTTATGTATCAATACTCCAGGATCGTATAAATGCCACTGTCCGGATGGTTTCAAATTGGACATGAATAAATGCGTAG ATATTAACGAATGTTTACTTCGTAATGGACACGGACCTTGTCAAGACAAATGCATAAACGAATGGGGAAGTTACAAATGCAGCTGTGAGAATATTCCTGGAACCAGATTGGCTACAGATGGACATACTTGCGAAGATGTTGACGAATGTAAAGAAGGCGCCGCTGGTTGCTCCCACGATTGCATAAATACTGTCGGATCAGCATTCTGTCTATGCCCCTCTGGTTTTATTTTAGGTATGGATTGGAAAACTTGCTCCGATATTGACGAATGTGCTGTACCCGAGATGCAAGATAATAAGTGTGAAAAAGGGTGTGAAAATACTATCGGTTCTTACGTTTGTTTATAA
- the LOC135840456 gene encoding GTP cyclohydrolase-2-like encodes MFGVHDVLMTGICFCKFHFRIFYSSLLISRIIIAMNENLKLRRMAEAKLPTEFGHCLIVGFEEISSGRDHIALVYGDITTPDPVLSRIHSECLTGDTLFSLKCDCGHQLGATLSQIGQEGRGVLLYHRQEGRGIGLVNKIRAYALQDKGLDTVEANLQLGFKPDERDFTLCADMYKLLGVRAVRLITNNPLKVDILKKAGINVVERVPIEVGRNGNNDRYLKVKAEKLGHLFKNCNEK; translated from the exons ATGTTCGGTGTTCACGACGTATTAATGACTGGAATctgtttttgcaaatttcatttCCGGATATTTTATAGTTCGCTGCTCATTTCAAG AATAATCATCGCGatgaatgaaaatctaaaactcAGACGTATGGCTGAGGCAAAGCTTCCGACCGAATTTGGCCACTGTTTGATCGTCGGTTTCGAAGAAATCTCCAGTGGACGTGATCATATCGCTTTAGTCTACGGTGACATCACCACTCCTGATCCTGTGTTATCCCGAATACACTCAGAATGCCTTACCGGAGACACCCTTTTCAGCTTGAAATGTGACTGCGGCCATCAACTAGGTGCAACTTTGTCCCAAATTGGTCAAGAAGGTAGAGGTGTTTTGCTGTATCATCGTCAAGAAGGTCGTGGTATAGGACTTGTGAATAAAATACGAGCTTACGCTTTACAAGATAAAGGTCTGGATACTGTAGAGGCTAATTTACAGTTGGGATTCAAACCTGACGAGCGAGATTTCACATTGTGTGCTGATATGTATAAATTATTGGGCGTTAGAGCCGTTCGCTTGATTACTAATAATCCGCTAAAAGTTGATATCTTGAAGAAGGCAGGAATCAATGTGGTTGAACGAGTTCCCATCGAAGTTGGTCGTAATGGTAACAACGATCGATATCTTAAAgttaaagctgaaaaattgggacatttgttcaaaaattgtaacGAAAAATGA